A stretch of Henckelia pumila isolate YLH828 chromosome 4, ASM3356847v2, whole genome shotgun sequence DNA encodes these proteins:
- the LOC140894765 gene encoding flowering time control protein FCA-like isoform X3: MDKFDKHRAGNRYISSSDNPHNNYNDSIRRGGGDPPGYAYHQENFRGSGGGRGASAQRSGFSGGGDAWEDLRPFESSPRHPLPHSGGGDGGLGGGLRPIGEKVGDFPPMVGGEKSGGEFRPMGGSGRGFRPIGGAVGGEFRPTGYGADGLRLGPVGGGGGERIRPMGAADGERLRPMGGGNGERFLPMSGGGDGERFGAMGGGGRDDGRFGSMVSGGVDGERFQQMGGRGRDDVGKFWPRGSDTNSLRPMGGGVKGGGDEMFRSVGMEDGGFNLDNSLLTPPSLSGQKRGHSFYGRERSPDQFDGGSFVKLFVGSVPRTATEVDIRPLFDKHGRVLEVALIKDKRTGQQQGCCFIKYASSEEADRAIRALHNQYILPGGLGPIQVRYADGERERLGATEFKLFVGSLNKNSTEKEVEEIFLPYGRVEDVYLMRDEMKQSRGCGFVKYSQREMAQAAINALNGTYTMRGCEQPLNVRFADPKRPRPGESRGATAFSGIGFGPRFPAPGIGRSAPDSSESLRVHIPPNSWPPGSSIGPPSTRGMHGFGKQLPARSGDVAVSSSPGPIGGLPGNSNGSGPVVSAPIEQSIPPNIPSAIPQSLQGSKMQLGLVRMLHTAGESPANQDPLSRHLHGFIGQPHIPQPQGQHHASLTPGHTPGSANQQHPVQQFQSVGQAPSHLAQMLSQQKQTLQASFQSSQQAFNQLQHQVQQLQPPTQNLNAHQAQQTIKQQSPWAAMASQAVANTPSVQQAGDAAPATTVAFSVPATDPAMGNVNSSWTEHTSPDGYKYYYNSSTGESKWEKPEELARYEQSQQHNKSYGQHSQMQSQTQGPSMQQFQQKQVLQGQHQAQLQNQIQPLQHSSQLSSHQGQGVSAKQTSKEHGYAQTPISAGTGNDPIRYQQHIQVSQEWMWKNKPSGT; this comes from the exons ATGGATAAATTTGACAAGCATAGAGCTGGGAATAGGTACATCAGTAGCTCTGATAACCCCCATAACAACTACAATGATAGCATCAGACGCGGCGGAGGCGACCCGCCGGGCTACGCCTATCATCAGGAAAATTTTAGAGGTAGCGGCGGAGGACGTGGTGCTTCTGCTCAGAGAAGCGGATTTAGCGGTGGTGGTGATGCGTGGGAAGATCTCAGGCCGTTTGAGAGTTCACCACGACACCCTTTGCCGCATAGTGGTGGTGGTGATGGCGGCCTTGGTGGAGGACTGAGACCAATTGGTGAAAAGGTTGGGGATTTTCCTCCGATGGTTGGTGGTGAGAAAAGTGGTGGAGAATTCCGACCCATGGGGGGCAGCGGTAGAGGATTTAGACCTATTGGAGGTGCTGTTGGAGGAGAATTCCGACCAACTGGGTATGGGGCTGATGGCCTAAGGTTGGGGCCAGTGGGTGGTGGCGGGGGTGAGAGGATTAGACCAATGGGTGCGGCTGATGGCGAAAGGTTACGACCAATGGGTGGGGGTAACGGTGAAAGGTTTCTCCCTATGAGTGGTGGGGGTGACGGTGAAAGGTTCGGAGCAATGGGTGGTGGTGGGCGCGATGATGGCAGGTTTGGATCAATGGTTAGTGGTGGGGTTGATGGCGAAAGATTTCAACAGATGGGTGGTCGTGGTAGGGATGATGTTGGAAAGTTTTGGCCAAGGGGCAGTGATACTAACAGTTTAAGACCAATGGGTGGTGGGGTCAAGGGCGGTGGTGATGAAATGTTTCGATCTGTGGGTATGGAAGATGGAGGATTTAATTTGGACAATAGCCTCTTAACACCACCCTCTCTTTCAGGGCAGAAGCGAGGACATTCTTTTTATGGCAGAGAAAGGTCCCCAG ACCAATTTGATGGAGGTAGTTTTGTCAAGCTTTTCGTGGGATCTGTTCCGAGGACAGCTACTGAAGTAGAT ATACGACCTTTGTTTGACAAACATGGACGTGTTCTGGAGGTCGCCTTAATCAAGGATAAGAGGACTGGTCAACAACAAG GATGCTGTTTCATCAAATATGCTTCTTCTGAAGAGGCTGATAGAGCCATCAGAGCTTTGCATAACCAGTATATTTTGCCAGGG GGATTGGGTCCAATACAAGTCAGATACGCGGACGGAGAGCGAGAGCGTCTTG GTGCAACTGAGTTCAAGTTATTTGTTGGGTCATTGAACAAAAATTCTACCGAAAAGGAAGTTGAAGAA ATTTTTCTCCCTTATGGTAGAGTTGAAGATGTCTATCTTATGCGTGATGAGATGAAGCAGAGCCGTG GATGTGGATTTGTCAAATACTCTCAAAGAGAGATGGCACAGGCAGCCATAAATGCTCTTAATGGAACATACACTATGAGA GGATGCGAGCAACCATTAAATGTAAGGTTTGCTGACCCTAAAAGGCCTAGACCTGGGGAGTCAAG AGGTGCTACTGCTTTCAGTGGTATTGGTTTTGGGCCTCGTTTTCCTGCTCCAGGGATCGG CAGATCAGCACCAGACAGTAGTGAGTCTCTCCGTGTCCATATTCCTCCTAATTCCTGGCCTCCAGGAAGCAGCATAGGACCACCTTCTACTCGTGGCATGCATGGGTTTGgtaaacagttacctgctagaTCTGGGGATGTGGCAGTCTCTTCCTCTCCA GGTCCTATTGGAGGCCTTCCTGGAAATTCCAATGGCTCTGGACCTGTAGTATCTGCTCCTATTGAACAG TCAATACCTCCAAATATACCTTCTGCCATCCCCCAGAGTTTGCAAGGATCAAAAATGCAACTTGGTCTGGTCCGGATGCTTCACACTGCAGGTGAAAGTCCTGCAAATCAGGACCCATTATCACGACATTTGCATGGATTTATTGGGCAGCCACATATTCCTCAGCCTCAAGGACAGCATCATGCATCATTGACTCCAGGACATACACCTGGCTCGGCAAATCAACAACATCCCGTGCAGCAATTTCAATCTGTCGGTCAAGCACCATCACATTTGGCTCAAATGCTATCacaacagaaacaaacactaCAGGCTTCCTTTCAGTCATCACAACAGGCCTTTAACCAATTGCAACATCAAGTGCAGCAGCTACAGCCGCCAACTCAGAATTTAAATGCCCATCAAGCTCAACAAACTATTAAGCAGCAG TCTCCTTGGGCTGCAATGGCATCACAGGCTGTTGCCAATACCCCTAGTGTGCAGCAGGCAGGAGATGCAGCTCCTGCTACTACTGTTGCATTTTCCGTACCTGCTACGGATCCAGCTATGGGTAATGTTAATTCTAGTTGGACGGAGCATACTTCCCCTGACGGATACAAGTATTACTACAACAGCTCAACTGGTGAAAGCAAG TGGGAAAAACCTGAAGAGTTAGCGAGGTATGAGCAGTCACAGCAACATAATAAGTCATATGGCCAACATTCCCAAATGCAGTCTCAGACACAAGGACCATCCATGCAGCAATTTCAACAGAAGCAAGTACTTCAAGGTCAACATCAAGCACAGCTACAAAACCAGATCCAACCATTGCAGCACTCTTCTCAATTATCTTCA CACCAGGGTCAGGGAGTTTCAGCTAAACAAACTTCCAAG GAACATGGTTATGCTCAAACACCTATAAGCGCTGGTACAGGGAATGATCCAATACGCTATCAGCAG CACATTCAGGTTTCTCAAGAGTGGATGTGGAAGAATAAGCCTTCAG GAACCTGA
- the LOC140894765 gene encoding flowering time control protein FCA-like isoform X2 encodes MDKFDKHRAGNRYISSSDNPHNNYNDSIRRGGGDPPGYAYHQENFRGSGGGRGASAQRSGFSGGGDAWEDLRPFESSPRHPLPHSGGGDGGLGGGLRPIGEKVGDFPPMVGGEKSGGEFRPMGGSGRGFRPIGGAVGGEFRPTGYGADGLRLGPVGGGGGERIRPMGAADGERLRPMGGGNGERFLPMSGGGDGERFGAMGGGGRDDGRFGSMVSGGVDGERFQQMGGRGRDDVGKFWPRGSDTNSLRPMGGGVKGGGDEMFRSVGMEDGGFNLDNSLLTPPSLSGQKRGHSFYGRERSPDQFDGGSFVKLFVGSVPRTATEVDIRPLFDKHGRVLEVALIKDKRTGQQQGCCFIKYASSEEADRAIRALHNQYILPGGLGPIQVRYADGERERLGATEFKLFVGSLNKNSTEKEVEEIFLPYGRVEDVYLMRDEMKQSRGCGFVKYSQREMAQAAINALNGTYTMRGCEQPLNVRFADPKRPRPGESRGATAFSGIGFGPRFPAPGIGSAPDSSESLRVHIPPNSWPPGSSIGPPSTRGMHGFGKQLPARSGDVAVSSSPGPIGGLPGNSNGSGPVVSAPIEQKLFKSPAHLPSSLQSIPPNIPSAIPQSLQGSKMQLGLVRMLHTAGESPANQDPLSRHLHGFIGQPHIPQPQGQHHASLTPGHTPGSANQQHPVQQFQSVGQAPSHLAQMLSQQKQTLQASFQSSQQAFNQLQHQVQQLQPPTQNLNAHQAQQTIKQQSPWAAMASQAVANTPSVQQAGDAAPATTVAFSVPATDPAMGNVNSSWTEHTSPDGYKYYYNSSTGESKWEKPEELARYEQSQQHNKSYGQHSQMQSQTQGPSMQQFQQKQVLQGQHQAQLQNQIQPLQHSSQLSSHQGQGVSAKQTSKEHGYAQTPISAGTGNDPIRYQQHIQVSQEWMWKNKPSGT; translated from the exons ATGGATAAATTTGACAAGCATAGAGCTGGGAATAGGTACATCAGTAGCTCTGATAACCCCCATAACAACTACAATGATAGCATCAGACGCGGCGGAGGCGACCCGCCGGGCTACGCCTATCATCAGGAAAATTTTAGAGGTAGCGGCGGAGGACGTGGTGCTTCTGCTCAGAGAAGCGGATTTAGCGGTGGTGGTGATGCGTGGGAAGATCTCAGGCCGTTTGAGAGTTCACCACGACACCCTTTGCCGCATAGTGGTGGTGGTGATGGCGGCCTTGGTGGAGGACTGAGACCAATTGGTGAAAAGGTTGGGGATTTTCCTCCGATGGTTGGTGGTGAGAAAAGTGGTGGAGAATTCCGACCCATGGGGGGCAGCGGTAGAGGATTTAGACCTATTGGAGGTGCTGTTGGAGGAGAATTCCGACCAACTGGGTATGGGGCTGATGGCCTAAGGTTGGGGCCAGTGGGTGGTGGCGGGGGTGAGAGGATTAGACCAATGGGTGCGGCTGATGGCGAAAGGTTACGACCAATGGGTGGGGGTAACGGTGAAAGGTTTCTCCCTATGAGTGGTGGGGGTGACGGTGAAAGGTTCGGAGCAATGGGTGGTGGTGGGCGCGATGATGGCAGGTTTGGATCAATGGTTAGTGGTGGGGTTGATGGCGAAAGATTTCAACAGATGGGTGGTCGTGGTAGGGATGATGTTGGAAAGTTTTGGCCAAGGGGCAGTGATACTAACAGTTTAAGACCAATGGGTGGTGGGGTCAAGGGCGGTGGTGATGAAATGTTTCGATCTGTGGGTATGGAAGATGGAGGATTTAATTTGGACAATAGCCTCTTAACACCACCCTCTCTTTCAGGGCAGAAGCGAGGACATTCTTTTTATGGCAGAGAAAGGTCCCCAG ACCAATTTGATGGAGGTAGTTTTGTCAAGCTTTTCGTGGGATCTGTTCCGAGGACAGCTACTGAAGTAGAT ATACGACCTTTGTTTGACAAACATGGACGTGTTCTGGAGGTCGCCTTAATCAAGGATAAGAGGACTGGTCAACAACAAG GATGCTGTTTCATCAAATATGCTTCTTCTGAAGAGGCTGATAGAGCCATCAGAGCTTTGCATAACCAGTATATTTTGCCAGGG GGATTGGGTCCAATACAAGTCAGATACGCGGACGGAGAGCGAGAGCGTCTTG GTGCAACTGAGTTCAAGTTATTTGTTGGGTCATTGAACAAAAATTCTACCGAAAAGGAAGTTGAAGAA ATTTTTCTCCCTTATGGTAGAGTTGAAGATGTCTATCTTATGCGTGATGAGATGAAGCAGAGCCGTG GATGTGGATTTGTCAAATACTCTCAAAGAGAGATGGCACAGGCAGCCATAAATGCTCTTAATGGAACATACACTATGAGA GGATGCGAGCAACCATTAAATGTAAGGTTTGCTGACCCTAAAAGGCCTAGACCTGGGGAGTCAAG AGGTGCTACTGCTTTCAGTGGTATTGGTTTTGGGCCTCGTTTTCCTGCTCCAGGGATCGG ATCAGCACCAGACAGTAGTGAGTCTCTCCGTGTCCATATTCCTCCTAATTCCTGGCCTCCAGGAAGCAGCATAGGACCACCTTCTACTCGTGGCATGCATGGGTTTGgtaaacagttacctgctagaTCTGGGGATGTGGCAGTCTCTTCCTCTCCA GGTCCTATTGGAGGCCTTCCTGGAAATTCCAATGGCTCTGGACCTGTAGTATCTGCTCCTATTGAACAG AAATTGTTCAAGTCACCGGCGCATTTGCCATCTTCTTTGCAGTCAATACCTCCAAATATACCTTCTGCCATCCCCCAGAGTTTGCAAGGATCAAAAATGCAACTTGGTCTGGTCCGGATGCTTCACACTGCAGGTGAAAGTCCTGCAAATCAGGACCCATTATCACGACATTTGCATGGATTTATTGGGCAGCCACATATTCCTCAGCCTCAAGGACAGCATCATGCATCATTGACTCCAGGACATACACCTGGCTCGGCAAATCAACAACATCCCGTGCAGCAATTTCAATCTGTCGGTCAAGCACCATCACATTTGGCTCAAATGCTATCacaacagaaacaaacactaCAGGCTTCCTTTCAGTCATCACAACAGGCCTTTAACCAATTGCAACATCAAGTGCAGCAGCTACAGCCGCCAACTCAGAATTTAAATGCCCATCAAGCTCAACAAACTATTAAGCAGCAG TCTCCTTGGGCTGCAATGGCATCACAGGCTGTTGCCAATACCCCTAGTGTGCAGCAGGCAGGAGATGCAGCTCCTGCTACTACTGTTGCATTTTCCGTACCTGCTACGGATCCAGCTATGGGTAATGTTAATTCTAGTTGGACGGAGCATACTTCCCCTGACGGATACAAGTATTACTACAACAGCTCAACTGGTGAAAGCAAG TGGGAAAAACCTGAAGAGTTAGCGAGGTATGAGCAGTCACAGCAACATAATAAGTCATATGGCCAACATTCCCAAATGCAGTCTCAGACACAAGGACCATCCATGCAGCAATTTCAACAGAAGCAAGTACTTCAAGGTCAACATCAAGCACAGCTACAAAACCAGATCCAACCATTGCAGCACTCTTCTCAATTATCTTCA CACCAGGGTCAGGGAGTTTCAGCTAAACAAACTTCCAAG GAACATGGTTATGCTCAAACACCTATAAGCGCTGGTACAGGGAATGATCCAATACGCTATCAGCAG CACATTCAGGTTTCTCAAGAGTGGATGTGGAAGAATAAGCCTTCAG GAACCTGA
- the LOC140894765 gene encoding flowering time control protein FCA-like isoform X1, giving the protein MDKFDKHRAGNRYISSSDNPHNNYNDSIRRGGGDPPGYAYHQENFRGSGGGRGASAQRSGFSGGGDAWEDLRPFESSPRHPLPHSGGGDGGLGGGLRPIGEKVGDFPPMVGGEKSGGEFRPMGGSGRGFRPIGGAVGGEFRPTGYGADGLRLGPVGGGGGERIRPMGAADGERLRPMGGGNGERFLPMSGGGDGERFGAMGGGGRDDGRFGSMVSGGVDGERFQQMGGRGRDDVGKFWPRGSDTNSLRPMGGGVKGGGDEMFRSVGMEDGGFNLDNSLLTPPSLSGQKRGHSFYGRERSPDQFDGGSFVKLFVGSVPRTATEVDIRPLFDKHGRVLEVALIKDKRTGQQQGCCFIKYASSEEADRAIRALHNQYILPGGLGPIQVRYADGERERLGATEFKLFVGSLNKNSTEKEVEEIFLPYGRVEDVYLMRDEMKQSRGCGFVKYSQREMAQAAINALNGTYTMRGCEQPLNVRFADPKRPRPGESRGATAFSGIGFGPRFPAPGIGRSAPDSSESLRVHIPPNSWPPGSSIGPPSTRGMHGFGKQLPARSGDVAVSSSPGPIGGLPGNSNGSGPVVSAPIEQKLFKSPAHLPSSLQSIPPNIPSAIPQSLQGSKMQLGLVRMLHTAGESPANQDPLSRHLHGFIGQPHIPQPQGQHHASLTPGHTPGSANQQHPVQQFQSVGQAPSHLAQMLSQQKQTLQASFQSSQQAFNQLQHQVQQLQPPTQNLNAHQAQQTIKQQSPWAAMASQAVANTPSVQQAGDAAPATTVAFSVPATDPAMGNVNSSWTEHTSPDGYKYYYNSSTGESKWEKPEELARYEQSQQHNKSYGQHSQMQSQTQGPSMQQFQQKQVLQGQHQAQLQNQIQPLQHSSQLSSHQGQGVSAKQTSKEHGYAQTPISAGTGNDPIRYQQHIQVSQEWMWKNKPSGT; this is encoded by the exons ATGGATAAATTTGACAAGCATAGAGCTGGGAATAGGTACATCAGTAGCTCTGATAACCCCCATAACAACTACAATGATAGCATCAGACGCGGCGGAGGCGACCCGCCGGGCTACGCCTATCATCAGGAAAATTTTAGAGGTAGCGGCGGAGGACGTGGTGCTTCTGCTCAGAGAAGCGGATTTAGCGGTGGTGGTGATGCGTGGGAAGATCTCAGGCCGTTTGAGAGTTCACCACGACACCCTTTGCCGCATAGTGGTGGTGGTGATGGCGGCCTTGGTGGAGGACTGAGACCAATTGGTGAAAAGGTTGGGGATTTTCCTCCGATGGTTGGTGGTGAGAAAAGTGGTGGAGAATTCCGACCCATGGGGGGCAGCGGTAGAGGATTTAGACCTATTGGAGGTGCTGTTGGAGGAGAATTCCGACCAACTGGGTATGGGGCTGATGGCCTAAGGTTGGGGCCAGTGGGTGGTGGCGGGGGTGAGAGGATTAGACCAATGGGTGCGGCTGATGGCGAAAGGTTACGACCAATGGGTGGGGGTAACGGTGAAAGGTTTCTCCCTATGAGTGGTGGGGGTGACGGTGAAAGGTTCGGAGCAATGGGTGGTGGTGGGCGCGATGATGGCAGGTTTGGATCAATGGTTAGTGGTGGGGTTGATGGCGAAAGATTTCAACAGATGGGTGGTCGTGGTAGGGATGATGTTGGAAAGTTTTGGCCAAGGGGCAGTGATACTAACAGTTTAAGACCAATGGGTGGTGGGGTCAAGGGCGGTGGTGATGAAATGTTTCGATCTGTGGGTATGGAAGATGGAGGATTTAATTTGGACAATAGCCTCTTAACACCACCCTCTCTTTCAGGGCAGAAGCGAGGACATTCTTTTTATGGCAGAGAAAGGTCCCCAG ACCAATTTGATGGAGGTAGTTTTGTCAAGCTTTTCGTGGGATCTGTTCCGAGGACAGCTACTGAAGTAGAT ATACGACCTTTGTTTGACAAACATGGACGTGTTCTGGAGGTCGCCTTAATCAAGGATAAGAGGACTGGTCAACAACAAG GATGCTGTTTCATCAAATATGCTTCTTCTGAAGAGGCTGATAGAGCCATCAGAGCTTTGCATAACCAGTATATTTTGCCAGGG GGATTGGGTCCAATACAAGTCAGATACGCGGACGGAGAGCGAGAGCGTCTTG GTGCAACTGAGTTCAAGTTATTTGTTGGGTCATTGAACAAAAATTCTACCGAAAAGGAAGTTGAAGAA ATTTTTCTCCCTTATGGTAGAGTTGAAGATGTCTATCTTATGCGTGATGAGATGAAGCAGAGCCGTG GATGTGGATTTGTCAAATACTCTCAAAGAGAGATGGCACAGGCAGCCATAAATGCTCTTAATGGAACATACACTATGAGA GGATGCGAGCAACCATTAAATGTAAGGTTTGCTGACCCTAAAAGGCCTAGACCTGGGGAGTCAAG AGGTGCTACTGCTTTCAGTGGTATTGGTTTTGGGCCTCGTTTTCCTGCTCCAGGGATCGG CAGATCAGCACCAGACAGTAGTGAGTCTCTCCGTGTCCATATTCCTCCTAATTCCTGGCCTCCAGGAAGCAGCATAGGACCACCTTCTACTCGTGGCATGCATGGGTTTGgtaaacagttacctgctagaTCTGGGGATGTGGCAGTCTCTTCCTCTCCA GGTCCTATTGGAGGCCTTCCTGGAAATTCCAATGGCTCTGGACCTGTAGTATCTGCTCCTATTGAACAG AAATTGTTCAAGTCACCGGCGCATTTGCCATCTTCTTTGCAGTCAATACCTCCAAATATACCTTCTGCCATCCCCCAGAGTTTGCAAGGATCAAAAATGCAACTTGGTCTGGTCCGGATGCTTCACACTGCAGGTGAAAGTCCTGCAAATCAGGACCCATTATCACGACATTTGCATGGATTTATTGGGCAGCCACATATTCCTCAGCCTCAAGGACAGCATCATGCATCATTGACTCCAGGACATACACCTGGCTCGGCAAATCAACAACATCCCGTGCAGCAATTTCAATCTGTCGGTCAAGCACCATCACATTTGGCTCAAATGCTATCacaacagaaacaaacactaCAGGCTTCCTTTCAGTCATCACAACAGGCCTTTAACCAATTGCAACATCAAGTGCAGCAGCTACAGCCGCCAACTCAGAATTTAAATGCCCATCAAGCTCAACAAACTATTAAGCAGCAG TCTCCTTGGGCTGCAATGGCATCACAGGCTGTTGCCAATACCCCTAGTGTGCAGCAGGCAGGAGATGCAGCTCCTGCTACTACTGTTGCATTTTCCGTACCTGCTACGGATCCAGCTATGGGTAATGTTAATTCTAGTTGGACGGAGCATACTTCCCCTGACGGATACAAGTATTACTACAACAGCTCAACTGGTGAAAGCAAG TGGGAAAAACCTGAAGAGTTAGCGAGGTATGAGCAGTCACAGCAACATAATAAGTCATATGGCCAACATTCCCAAATGCAGTCTCAGACACAAGGACCATCCATGCAGCAATTTCAACAGAAGCAAGTACTTCAAGGTCAACATCAAGCACAGCTACAAAACCAGATCCAACCATTGCAGCACTCTTCTCAATTATCTTCA CACCAGGGTCAGGGAGTTTCAGCTAAACAAACTTCCAAG GAACATGGTTATGCTCAAACACCTATAAGCGCTGGTACAGGGAATGATCCAATACGCTATCAGCAG CACATTCAGGTTTCTCAAGAGTGGATGTGGAAGAATAAGCCTTCAG GAACCTGA